The region CGCCAGCTGGGTGACGCTCAGCCCCAGGGCCTCGGCGATCGGGCTGAGCGCTGTCAGCGACTTCTCCCGGTCGAGGGTGAGCTCGCCGCCGAGCGGGGTGTCCGTTCCGAGGTAGCCGATAGCGAGCGCGGCATCGGTGAACGTGGGCTCCGTACCGCCACGGCCGTATGCGGCCGGTCCAGGCATGGCGCCGGCGCTCTTCGGTCCGACCTGCAGGGCGCCGGCCTCATCGAGATAGCCGAGCGATCCGCCGCCGGCCCCGATCGTGTGGATGTAGAGCGAAGGCGTGTTGATCGGGAGCCCCTCGAACTCCGCACCGTGATACAGGACGGGGCTGCCGTCCTGCACCAGCGACGCGTCGAGGCTGGTGCCGCCCATGTCGATCGTGATGAGGTTGGGCCTGTCGATCAGCTTCGCGAAGGCGGCTGCACCGACGACACCGCCGGCAGGACCCGAGAGGATCAGGTTCACTGGCTGCTCGCGCGCGGCCGACGCGGTCATCGCCCCGCCTCCGGAGCGCGACATGAGGAAGCGCCCGTCGAAACCGCGCCGTTCGAGCTCGCCTTCCAGCGCCTTGAGATAGCTGCGCATGATGGGCTTGATGTAGGCATCCAGCACGGCGGTGCTCGTGCGCTCGTACTCCCGGTACTCGCGCGAGAGCTCGTGCGACAGGGTGACTTCGACTCCCGGTGCCTCCTCGACGAGGATCTCGCGCATGCGCAGCTCGTGAGCGGGGTTCGCATACGCGTGCAGGAAGGCGACCGCCACCGCGTCGTATCCGCGACGGAGGATCTCACGGGCGACATCGCGGGCGTCGTCGTCGTCGAACGGCGTCGCGACCGAGCCGTCGAACATGCTGCGCTCGGTCACCTCGAAGGTGTCGTACCGCTCGAGCAGAGCCTCCGGCTTGCGGTGGGCGATGTCGTACATCACCCGGCGGTCCGTTCGTCCGAGCAGGTAGACGTCTCGGAAGCCGCGCGTCGCGATCGTCGCGATGCGCGCACCCGTGCGGGTCAGCAGGGAGTTCAGTCCCAGGGTGCTGCCGTGGTTGAACGTCGAGACCACGGCCGGGTCGGCGTCGGCCTTCTCGAACGCGGCGAGCACCCCGGCCGTCGGTTCGCTCGGCGTGGTCGGCACCTTCTCGAAGCGGAGCTCGCCGGTCTCGGGCACGAGCTTCACCACGTCGGTGAATGTGCCTCCGACATCGATGGCGATTCGGACGTTCTCGGACATTGCAGGGGTCCTTCCATGAGGGATGGGTGATGTTTTCGGGCAGCCCGTCGAGACCCGGGGCGACCCGGGCCGTCTCCGGCAGAGCTGCGAGGAGGTGGTGCAGCTAGCGCTTGCCTCGCCCGGCCGCGGCGAGGCCGACCGCCGCGAGGATGATGAAGCCGGTCACCATGTCCTTGAGCTGGGGGTTCAGGTTCAGCAGATCGAAGCCGTTGCCGATCAGGGCGATGAGGAAGACGCCGGCCACCGACCGCCAGACCGCGCCGATGCCGCCGTAGATGCTCGTGCCGCCGAGGATCACCGCTGCGATCGCGCTCAGCTCGAGCCCGGCGCCGGCAAGCGGCTGTCCGGATGCGATCCGCGAGACACCGATCGCCGCGGCCGTGCCGGCCGCGAGACCGCTGATGACGAAGACCAGGATGCGCGTGCGATCCACGTGGATGCCGGAGAGCTCAGCCGCCTCCGCGTTGCCGCCGACGGCGTACACTCGGCGCCCGAACAGCGTCCGCGACAGCACGAACCAGAGGATCGCCACCACGACGATCATCACCAGCACCGCGATGAAGACGCCGCCGACACGGTTGCGCCCGAGAGCGGTGAACCCGGGTGTCGTCACGGTGATCAGGCTGCCTCCGGTGATGAGCACGGCGATCGTCGTGAAGATCATCGAAGACGCGAGCGTCGCGAGGAACGAGTGCACTCGAAGGCGGGTGATGACCGTGCCGTTGAAGGCCCCGAGGACGATGCCGATCACGGGCGCCGCCCCGAGGGCCAGCGCCACATTGCCCGTGGTCACCGCGAGCCACGCGGCCACGACCCCGGCCACGCTGTAGATCGCGCCGGTCGAGAGGTCGAAGTTCCCCGAGATGATCACGAACGTCCCGGCCGCGGCGATGATCACGAGCGGTGCGTTCTGGTTCAGGATGTTCACGATGTTGCCGAAGGTGAAGAACGACGGCGACAGGATCGCGAGCGCAACGAGCACGACGGCGAGCAGCAGCAGTACCGCGTACTCGATGACGAGTTCCTTCGCCGAGAACTTCCTGCGGGCGCGGGTTCGCGTCACGGTGGTGTTTGCGGCTTCCGTCATGCTGCCGGCTCCTGTCCGATGGTCACGTGGAAGAGCCGGAACAGCACTTCCTCCACAGTGGTCTGCTCGGGGATGATCTCCCCGAAGGTCTGGCCCTCCGAGACCAGGTAGGCGCGGTGGGCGAGCTCCATGATCTCCTCGTGCTCCGAAGAGATCAGCAGCACCCCGATGCCCTGCGCTGCGAGCCGGACGATGAGCTCGTAGATCGTCCGCTTCGCGCCGACATCGACGCCGCGTGTCGGCTCGTCGAGGATGATCAGCTTCGGCTGCGCGGCGAGTGCCTTCCCCAATAGGGCCTTCTGCTGATTGCCTCCCGAGAACCATCCGACGGGCAGTTCGATGTCGGGCGGCCGGATCTCGAGCGATTCAGCGAGATCCCGCGCGATGCGCTTCTCGCGCCTCCGGTCGATGACCCCGCCACGCGCGCGGGCCGGCAGGCTCGAGAGCCCGATGTTCTCGCGCACCGACCGCTGCAGCACCAGGCCGTCCTTATGGCGGTCCTCCGAGACGAGTACCAGTCCCGCGTCGATGGACTCCTTCGGCGTCCGGCGAACCCAGTCGCGGCCGTCGAAGCGGATCTCGCCCGAGACCACCTGGTCCAGGCCGAACACCGCACGCAGGCACTCGGTGCGCCCGCTGCCGACGAGACCGAGCATCCCGACGATCTCACCGGGGCGCACCTCGAAGCTCATCCGCTCGACGCCCGTCGCGGTGCGCAGATCCCGCACCGAGAGGAGCGGGTCGAGGAGTTGAGGTCGTAGCGGGCGATCCGGATACGCCTGATCCATCTCCCGGCCCAGCATCGAGGTCACCAGCTCATGCTTCGACACCGACGCCGCGTCGACGGTCTCGATGCGGCGACCGTCCCGCATCACCGTGATGCGGTCGGCGACCCCGAGAACCGAGTCGAGGAAGTGCGAGACGTAGATCACGCAGCAGCCGCGATCACGCAGCGTCCGCATCAGGTCCTCGAGCTGCTCCATCTCGTGCGCCGTCAGAGATGAGGTGGGCTCGTCCATCACGATGATCCGTGCGTCGCGGGCGAGGGCTCGCAGGATCTCGACCTTCTGCTGGTCGGCGATGCGCAGGTCACGCACCTTCTCCCCCGGGTCCAGGCCGAATCCCACCTGCGCGTCCAGCGCTTCGAATCGCTCTGCGACGTTGCGCCGCTCGATGCCGAAGCGGTGCTCCTCGGCACCGAGGAAGACGTTCTGTCCTACGGTCAGGTCGGGCACGAGCGCGAGCTCCTGCGCGATCATCACGATCCCCCGCCGCTGAGCGATCGCCGGGTTCCATCGGTCGACCACGGCGCCGTCGACCACGATCTCGCCGTGGTCGGCCGCATAGATGCCGGCGATCACCTTGCCGAGAGTCGACTTGCCTGCACCGTTCTCACCGACGAAAGCGTGGATCTCGCCCCCGCGGACGTCGAGCGACACACCGTCGAGCGCCTGGGTCGCGCCGAACCGCTTGCCCACTCCGCGCAGTTCGACCAGGACCGGCCCGCTGGCAGAATCCTGCATCGGATCAGCCGTTCCACTCACCGGTGAAGTCGGGCGCCGCATCGAGGTCCTCCTTGGTGACCATCGACGGGAGGTCGACGAGCGTGTCCGCGTCGACGACAGCCTCGACCTTCTCGCCGCGGAGCTTGTTGATCAGCTGCTCGAGCGCCGCCTCGCCCATGCTCACCGGGTAGTTCAGGTAGTCGTTCGTCCACTTCCCCTCGCGCACCGCCTTCACGGCCTCGGTGGTCCCGCCTCCGCCGGTGAGGAAGATGGAGGACGGGTCGATGCCTGCGTTCTCCAGGGCGATCTGCGCGCCCATCGTCTGCTGATCGGCGTTGCTCAGGATGCCGTTGATGTCCTTGTTCGCCTGCAGCAGGTTCGACACGGCCGTGAGCGACTTGTCGCGATCGTAGGCGCCCTCGACGGTGCCGACGATCTCGATGTTGTCGTGCGCGCCGAGCACGTCCTTCCACGCCGCGATCCGCGCGACGTCGAGCGGCGAGTTCAGGAGTCCTGCCAGCAGGCCGATCTTGCACGGATCGATGTCCTTGCAGTAATCGACGACGGTCTCGGCCTGGCGCTCGGCCCCCGCCGAGGGCGGCGAGGCCACGGTCGACACGACTCCCTCGGTCTGCGGCTCCAT is a window of Microbacterium esteraromaticum DNA encoding:
- a CDS encoding hydantoinase/oxoprolinase family protein; this translates as MSENVRIAIDVGGTFTDVVKLVPETGELRFEKVPTTPSEPTAGVLAAFEKADADPAVVSTFNHGSTLGLNSLLTRTGARIATIATRGFRDVYLLGRTDRRVMYDIAHRKPEALLERYDTFEVTERSMFDGSVATPFDDDDARDVAREILRRGYDAVAVAFLHAYANPAHELRMREILVEEAPGVEVTLSHELSREYREYERTSTAVLDAYIKPIMRSYLKALEGELERRGFDGRFLMSRSGGGAMTASAAREQPVNLILSGPAGGVVGAAAFAKLIDRPNLITIDMGGTSLDASLVQDGSPVLYHGAEFEGLPINTPSLYIHTIGAGGGSLGYLDEAGALQVGPKSAGAMPGPAAYGRGGTEPTFTDAALAIGYLGTDTPLGGELTLDREKSLTALSPIAEALGLSVTQLARGMVKISNTKIMGAVRAITIELGHDPKDFALLSFGGGGGLVAVDVARELGIPEVIVPPGQGAFSALGMLMADVQHDYSRTSLQALDELDADAADALYAGMEAEARETLRAEGFDDARMLFHRVVAVRYSGQEHSVTVDYPDDSTDPRAAIRSEFDRLHLRQYGHTMDDPIETTTLRLGAVGVVDKPDLPKAARRPEGGGPELRTRTVVLDGDETAEYGLVSREELMAGDVIEGPVVVTEHTATTVLHAGDRLEVGAYGELIISIQYAKKGA
- a CDS encoding ABC transporter permease, which gives rise to MTEAANTTVTRTRARRKFSAKELVIEYAVLLLLAVVLVALAILSPSFFTFGNIVNILNQNAPLVIIAAAGTFVIISGNFDLSTGAIYSVAGVVAAWLAVTTGNVALALGAAPVIGIVLGAFNGTVITRLRVHSFLATLASSMIFTTIAVLITGGSLITVTTPGFTALGRNRVGGVFIAVLVMIVVVAILWFVLSRTLFGRRVYAVGGNAEAAELSGIHVDRTRILVFVISGLAAGTAAAIGVSRIASGQPLAGAGLELSAIAAVILGGTSIYGGIGAVWRSVAGVFLIALIGNGFDLLNLNPQLKDMVTGFIILAAVGLAAAGRGKR
- a CDS encoding sugar ABC transporter ATP-binding protein, which gives rise to MQDSASGPVLVELRGVGKRFGATQALDGVSLDVRGGEIHAFVGENGAGKSTLGKVIAGIYAADHGEIVVDGAVVDRWNPAIAQRRGIVMIAQELALVPDLTVGQNVFLGAEEHRFGIERRNVAERFEALDAQVGFGLDPGEKVRDLRIADQQKVEILRALARDARIIVMDEPTSSLTAHEMEQLEDLMRTLRDRGCCVIYVSHFLDSVLGVADRITVMRDGRRIETVDAASVSKHELVTSMLGREMDQAYPDRPLRPQLLDPLLSVRDLRTATGVERMSFEVRPGEIVGMLGLVGSGRTECLRAVFGLDQVVSGEIRFDGRDWVRRTPKESIDAGLVLVSEDRHKDGLVLQRSVRENIGLSSLPARARGGVIDRRREKRIARDLAESLEIRPPDIELPVGWFSGGNQQKALLGKALAAQPKLIILDEPTRGVDVGAKRTIYELIVRLAAQGIGVLLISSEHEEIMELAHRAYLVSEGQTFGEIIPEQTTVEEVLFRLFHVTIGQEPAA
- a CDS encoding sugar ABC transporter substrate-binding protein, with translation MTHLPRIIAGAGVLALGVSLAACSADGGGAGDGDGFSIVFLASSSQNGYNQAVYEGVQNKAKELEKELGISITTKIQDGQFDANTQLSQLQNAGTTGQASGVIVVPQDGPGLAAAFPLGNDIPVVSVLNPIGPDIDKMEPQTEGVVSTVASPPSAGAERQAETVVDYCKDIDPCKIGLLAGLLNSPLDVARIAAWKDVLGAHDNIEIVGTVEGAYDRDKSLTAVSNLLQANKDINGILSNADQQTMGAQIALENAGIDPSSIFLTGGGGTTEAVKAVREGKWTNDYLNYPVSMGEAALEQLINKLRGEKVEAVVDADTLVDLPSMVTKEDLDAAPDFTGEWNG